CGACAAGCACCAGCGACCAGCAAGCACAGCGAACCCAGGCAAAACGGTTGATTTCGGTAATGGCCGTCAGCAGCGCAAAAACCTGCATCATGCCCGCGCCTTTCGCGGCGATTAGATAACCCAGAACTTCTTTTTTGTTCAGCACGCCCCATTTCATCACGACGGCGGGGGTGGGTTGCAAGCTTAATTTGAAAACCGGGTTAACGGATTGCATTTTATTAACAAACGAGGCACATTGATGTGCAGCAATGGGAAACGGAGTACGCGCAAAAAAGCAAAACATGGCGAAGGCCATGTCTGTCATGGCTTGGGTTGAAGACCCCTTTGGCCGGGTACTCATGGTCAAACAGGCTTACGGCAAAAAGTTTTGGGCCTTGCCCGGCGGCAAAGTCGATAAGGGCGAAAACCTGACATCCGCGCTCAAGCGCGAAATTACGGAGGAAACCGGGCACCGCGTCGCCTATGCCTATCCGCTTGATATTTTCGACCGCGCCGACAAGGGAGTTGTGACGATTTTATACCGGGTCATCCTGAAACCCAAGTCGGTGAAGGGGCGTCCCATCAAGCCGCATCCGTCCGAGATCAGCAACATTGCCTATCAGATCAAGCTTCCCTCCCATGCAACGCCATCCGCGCGTTTTTTTTGGAAGCGGGCCCTGGCCAGCTTTGAGCCGATGCCCATGATCCAGAAAATGGATTAACGGCCCAAGCGCCGTGGGATCA
The window above is part of the Candidatus Methylacidiphilales bacterium genome. Proteins encoded here:
- a CDS encoding NUDIX hydrolase; its protein translation is MAKAMSVMAWVEDPFGRVLMVKQAYGKKFWALPGGKVDKGENLTSALKREITEETGHRVAYAYPLDIFDRADKGVVTILYRVILKPKSVKGRPIKPHPSEISNIAYQIKLPSHATPSARFFWKRALASFEPMPMIQKMD